A DNA window from Thermococcus sp. 4557 contains the following coding sequences:
- a CDS encoding thioredoxin fold domain-containing protein: MKKFGIVLLIILLAGFAAGCISNSGGSNTSSTTQTTSSGGSDYVVVNGTKIYLDDIHFYMYGMKTCPHCHKMREEISETYGEDSLTYYELVDNEENSKLFQRIYQITGIQGVPAIAITYNGTLYAVLEGEFNVTAVPKIIYTGMKNNGAILAVGGKVYLLPRDKEDSAKVIDELYTLFVEHKMPPQESNSTSD; encoded by the coding sequence ATGAAAAAATTTGGAATAGTGCTTCTCATTATACTCCTCGCCGGCTTTGCGGCGGGCTGTATTTCGAACTCGGGCGGCTCGAATACGTCGTCTACAACTCAAACAACGTCCTCCGGAGGATCCGACTACGTCGTCGTGAACGGTACGAAGATCTACCTGGATGACATCCATTTTTACATGTACGGCATGAAAACCTGTCCCCACTGCCACAAAATGCGGGAGGAAATCTCGGAGACCTACGGTGAGGACAGTTTAACCTACTACGAACTGGTGGATAACGAGGAGAACTCAAAGCTGTTCCAGAGGATATATCAGATAACGGGAATCCAGGGCGTTCCGGCTATAGCCATAACCTACAACGGGACGCTCTACGCTGTTCTGGAGGGGGAGTTCAACGTCACCGCAGTCCCGAAGATAATCTACACCGGGATGAAGAATAACGGGGCCATTCTGGCCGTTGGGGGCAAGGTGTACCTCCTACCCAGGGACAAAGAAGACTCCGCCAAGGTCATCGACGAGCTCTACACTCTCTTCGTCGAGCACAAGATGCCTCCCCAGGAGTCAAACTCCACTTCCGACTGA
- a CDS encoding DUF1858 domain-containing protein: protein MMLDVRGLKAPQPALMIIESLGKLQVGETLEVIGDKPFVDMLGKLEEAGYQVELKEVGGSFVLRITKTENSKELTMEVKECDDKLDEITEETNVGKLLKAYPESLKILVKYGFSPLENPVMRKTLARTITLRGAKKLIGMSDERFKEMMKELKELEKKN, encoded by the coding sequence ATGATGCTTGACGTTCGTGGATTGAAGGCACCCCAGCCCGCGCTTATGATAATAGAAAGCCTTGGAAAGCTCCAAGTGGGGGAAACGCTTGAGGTCATAGGCGATAAGCCCTTCGTTGACATGCTGGGAAAGCTTGAGGAAGCCGGTTATCAGGTTGAACTGAAAGAAGTTGGCGGGTCATTCGTGCTCAGGATAACCAAGACCGAGAACTCCAAGGAGCTTACGATGGAAGTCAAGGAGTGCGACGATAAGCTGGACGAAATAACGGAGGAAACCAACGTGGGCAAGCTCCTAAAGGCCTATCCGGAATCCCTCAAAATACTGGTGAAGTACGGTTTCTCGCCCCTTGAGAACCCCGTGATGAGGAAAACCCTCGCGAGGACGATAACCCTGAGGGGGGCAAAGAAGCTCATTGGGATGAGCGACGAGAGGTTCAAAGAGATGATGAAGGAGCTGAAAGAGCTGGAAAAGAAAAATTAA
- a CDS encoding cytochrome c biogenesis CcdA family protein, which translates to MRSEIKGLALIVLASFGISSLALWALGMTGFIPQFFTLAMTDSINPCTFVIYTMLLIALSVREVSKRRLYLIGAAFIAAVYISYYLLGVGLLYFAGYLPLWVAGVAAIIFGAYTIVTGLMEKSRIADKKGVKKRIFSSDATAVGAFTLGIIVSTTLLPCSAGSYLVYAIIISKAGKVLAFLLLALYNLVFVLPLVIILLAMGSVTESKRFSQAMVRRSRELSVVAGILLIAIGVWVLTGASL; encoded by the coding sequence ATGAGGAGTGAGATAAAGGGTCTGGCGCTCATAGTCCTTGCATCCTTCGGGATAAGCTCCCTGGCGCTGTGGGCACTGGGCATGACCGGTTTCATCCCCCAGTTCTTCACCCTTGCGATGACGGACTCCATAAACCCGTGCACGTTCGTCATATACACCATGCTCCTCATAGCTCTCTCGGTCAGGGAGGTTTCCAAGAGACGGCTCTACCTCATAGGCGCCGCCTTCATAGCCGCCGTCTATATATCCTACTACCTCCTCGGAGTCGGCCTGCTCTACTTCGCCGGCTACCTGCCCCTGTGGGTCGCGGGGGTTGCCGCGATAATCTTCGGGGCCTACACCATAGTCACAGGCCTGATGGAAAAGTCGCGCATAGCCGACAAGAAAGGCGTCAAGAAGAGGATATTCAGCAGCGACGCCACGGCCGTGGGGGCATTCACACTGGGCATCATAGTCTCCACCACGCTCCTCCCATGCTCGGCCGGGAGCTACCTGGTCTACGCGATAATAATCTCTAAGGCAGGGAAGGTCCTCGCCTTCCTCCTGCTGGCTCTCTACAACCTAGTGTTTGTGCTGCCGCTGGTGATCATACTGCTTGCCATGGGCAGTGTCACGGAGAGCAAGCGCTTCTCCCAGGCCATGGTGAGGAGGAGCCGGGAGCTTTCGGTCGTTGCGGGGATTCTGCTGATCGCGATAGGGGTCTGGGTTCTGACCGGTGCTTCGCTTTGA
- a CDS encoding transcriptional regulator encodes MKTNAFEVASRYVYPSLRRRLVEILYENGLKQTEIAELLHITQSAVSRYLRMDRGALMDVSSYPDIEEELQSLAREIVERKPNEYKIHRKIVEISVEMLGKGYVCQFHSKIDPEVDPAKCRVCLELFG; translated from the coding sequence ATGAAGACCAACGCCTTTGAAGTGGCCTCGCGCTACGTGTACCCCTCACTCAGGCGGAGGCTTGTGGAGATACTCTACGAAAACGGCCTGAAGCAGACGGAGATAGCCGAACTCCTCCACATAACCCAGTCGGCGGTTTCCAGATATCTTCGGATGGACAGGGGTGCATTGATGGACGTTTCCAGTTATCCCGACATAGAGGAGGAACTCCAGTCCCTCGCCCGGGAGATCGTCGAGAGAAAACCGAATGAGTATAAGATACATAGAAAAATAGTGGAAATCTCCGTCGAGATGCTTGGAAAGGGCTACGTCTGCCAGTTCCATTCAAAAATCGACCCGGAGGTCGATCCCGCCAAGTGCAGGGTCTGCCTGGAACTTTTCGGCTGA
- the hcp gene encoding hydroxylamine reductase, with the protein MIRVPEKLDMLCNQCSMSLAGGCTIRGVCGKDPDLNSLQEALIYGIKGTAAYYHHALEVGYDDPRIGHFLAEALYSTLTNVNFDKNRFLELILENGRVHLEAMKLLDRAYVETFGRPEPVEVPTGTAEGHGILVTGHSYKALYELLRQIEEMGLGEELEVYTHAEMFPAHAYPELRKFKALYGNWGGSWLYQKKEFAEFPGVILGTSNCVQQPTKAYQDRIFTVGIAGLEGVPHIKDYNFEPLIKRALETPRMKAYDGGKLLTGFHHTNVLAMKDRLIELIQEGKIRHIFVVGGCDTPHKGMGYYERLTELIPKDALILSAACGKFRYNARDYGTIEGIPRFLDFGQCNNVYSIIEIAIALANELGTDVNSLPVSIVLSWMEQKAIAILYSLLYLGIKGIYIGPKPPEFLTPGVFEILRRQFDLRLTGDPEADLRDMLSKGIKVEEGSPLAEELD; encoded by the coding sequence ATGATAAGGGTGCCTGAGAAATTGGACATGCTCTGCAACCAGTGCTCGATGAGTTTGGCCGGAGGATGTACGATAAGGGGAGTCTGCGGTAAAGACCCCGACCTCAACTCCCTTCAGGAGGCCCTGATTTACGGCATAAAGGGAACCGCGGCATACTACCACCACGCCCTTGAGGTCGGCTACGACGACCCGAGGATAGGCCACTTTCTGGCTGAAGCGCTTTACTCGACCCTGACCAACGTGAACTTCGACAAAAACCGCTTCCTTGAACTTATCCTTGAAAACGGAAGGGTTCACCTTGAGGCCATGAAGCTCCTTGATAGGGCTTACGTTGAGACCTTCGGCAGGCCAGAGCCGGTCGAAGTGCCCACCGGAACCGCTGAGGGTCACGGCATACTCGTTACCGGCCACAGCTACAAGGCCCTGTACGAACTCCTCAGGCAGATTGAGGAGATGGGCCTTGGGGAGGAGCTGGAGGTCTACACCCACGCGGAGATGTTTCCAGCACATGCATACCCCGAGCTGAGGAAGTTCAAAGCCCTCTACGGCAACTGGGGAGGCTCGTGGCTATACCAGAAGAAGGAATTCGCGGAGTTCCCGGGAGTAATCTTGGGAACAAGCAACTGTGTCCAGCAGCCGACGAAGGCGTATCAGGATAGAATCTTCACCGTCGGAATAGCGGGCCTTGAGGGGGTTCCCCACATCAAGGACTACAACTTCGAGCCGCTCATAAAGCGCGCCCTTGAGACCCCCAGGATGAAGGCTTACGACGGTGGAAAGCTCCTCACCGGCTTCCACCACACCAACGTTTTAGCTATGAAGGACAGGCTGATAGAGCTCATCCAGGAAGGCAAAATAAGGCACATCTTCGTCGTGGGCGGCTGTGATACGCCGCACAAGGGTATGGGCTACTACGAGAGACTCACCGAGCTTATTCCAAAGGATGCACTGATACTCTCCGCTGCCTGCGGCAAGTTCCGCTACAACGCGAGGGACTACGGCACCATCGAGGGAATCCCGCGCTTCCTTGACTTCGGCCAGTGCAACAACGTGTACTCAATAATCGAGATTGCAATAGCACTCGCGAACGAGCTCGGAACGGATGTAAACTCCCTGCCGGTAAGCATAGTCCTGAGCTGGATGGAGCAGAAGGCTATAGCAATACTCTACTCGCTCCTCTACCTGGGCATTAAGGGCATCTACATCGGACCGAAGCCGCCGGAGTTCCTGACTCCCGGGGTCTTTGAAATCCTCAGGAGGCAGTTTGACCTCAGGCTCACCGGTGACCCGGAGGCCGACCTCAGGGACATGCTGAGCAAAGGAATAAAGGTAGAAGAGGGTTCACCCCTCGCTGAGGAGCTTGATTGA